A DNA window from Raphanus sativus cultivar WK10039 unplaced genomic scaffold, ASM80110v3 Scaffold0706, whole genome shotgun sequence contains the following coding sequences:
- the LOC108832375 gene encoding ubiquitin carboxyl-terminal hydrolase 16 has product MLIVLDLGVSSLLFLVISLVLPLVAFVVVRRKWRLASLRREEIRRLLVRASEEAARAELEASLEFSSVYVPDSFQCPVCYSPASTRCSRCKAVRYCSGKCQIIHWRQGHKDECHPASISYSTDDEKSDCDLKFREENERLTPDETLLLHTEPVTTVPVREAILSNPVISPEDGGGESADNKDDLMDKEEAVSVAETSGSSFSGFSSSPRNDSSGDISFCESSSSSDSEISEPPRDAHVSVESEETCFSNVDHVPSKPLSPKFVQLVESANGLASLPKLSLHKPGGDSPSQSSSLVSSVGTDRHPRSADPSLLKSSDFWGTALGSVERVSRNCDGSKSGEPGKSSLHLSLGSSRDISAAKVSEPRNNNLKETTRAGSGTRNSSGEVNLRERTAKRSDEAEISLPRSSSLDVRSPLNPTVLSTVTLQKSKSTSAGSGYMLAPLKVGEVQILSSKASDTREFADVMKHSALGAKSGRVVDHQKQDGVDVHRINSLNGRSGMKASVLKVVDQWTRPKSVAENEIVGRHGHKGLFSYELFSKLYTSKTEFQPCGLVNCGNSCFANVVFQCLMFTAPLTTYFLQQLHSRTCPNKEQCFTCGFEKLVLKAREETSPLSPNGLLSHLQNIGIRLGNGKQEDAHEFLRFVVDTMQSVCIKASEYDMPKTKKLEDTTLIGLTFGGYLRSKIKCMKCQEKSERREKMMDLTVEIDGDISTLEDALRRFTRTEILDGENKYQCGRCKSYERAKKKLKITEPPNVLTIALKRFQSGKFGKLNKLIRFPENLDLTPYVSGGSEKPHDYKLYGVIVHLDTMNASFSGHYVCYVRNSQNKWYKADDSTVVTSDVERVLTKGAYMLFYARCTPVPPRLVVCNKSEASNKKSSVPVAPKTTVSRSVSTASPALDRPANIQSFYTSFQRLQRILEEDSSSDSSSLFDSTSDECSCSTDSTKNMDDFADFIFGDHQGRAHGQSEAPSPTSSSSSSSPPPFTRHSRLGDSSRSSQETCRSSRHHVPLGRER; this is encoded by the exons atgCTCATAGTTTTGGATCTAGGGGTTTCAAGTCTTCTTTTCCTTGTGATCTCTCTTGTTCTGCCTCTGGTAGCCTTCGTTGTTGTTCGGCGCAAATGGAGGCTCGCTTCCCTGAGAAGAGAGGAGATTCGTAGACTTCTTGTTCGTGCCTCGGAGGAGGCTGCTAGGGCTGAGCTAGAGGCCTCCCTCGAGTTCTCTTCGGTTTATGTCCCGGATAGCTTTCAGTGTCCTGTGTGCTATTCTCCTGCCTCTACTCGTTGCTCTCGGTGTAAAGCCGTTCGGTATTG ttCCGGGAAATGTCAAATCATCCACTGGCGGCAAGGTCACAAAGACGAATGTCATCCTGCTTCCATCTCATATAGTactgatgatgagaagagtGACTGTGATTTGAAGTTCAGAGAAGAAAACGAAAGGCTGACTCCTGATGAAACTCTATTGCTGCATACAGAACCAGTTACTACTGTACCAGTCAGGGAAGCAATACTCTCTAATCCTGTAATATCTCCTGAAGATGGAGGCGGAGAAAGTGCAGATAACAAAGATGATCTTATGGATAAGGAAGAAGCTGTTTCTGTTGCTGAAACATCTGGATCCTCGTTTTCTGGATTCTCCTCTTCCCCTCGTAATGACTCTAGTGGTGATATTTCTTTTTGCGAGAGCTCCAGTTCATCTGATTCCGAGATATCAGAGCCTCCACGTGATGCTCATGTTTCTGTAGAGTCAGAGGAGACCTGTTTTAGCAATGTTGATCATGTTCCATCTAAACCGTTGTCTCCTAAATTTGTGCAATTGGTTGAGTCTGCAAATGGCCTTGCTAGTTTGCCTAAATTGAGTCTGCATAAACCTGGCGGTGATTCTCCGAGCCAATCAAGTAGCTTAGTCTCTTCGGTAGGTACGGATAGGCATCCACGATCAGCTGATCCGTCTCTTCTGAAGTCATCTGATTTTTGGGGTACGGCTCTTGGATCAGTAGAACGTGTAAGTAGGAATTGTGATGGTTCTAAATCTGGTGAACCTGGTAAATCGTCTCTGCATTTGTCACTTGGCTCCTCTAGGGACATCTCAGCTGCTAAAGTTTCTGAGCCTAGGAATAATAATCTAAAAGAAACTACTAGGGCTGGATCAGGGACTCGTAATTCTTCTGGTGAAGTGAATTTAAGAGAAAGAACTGCCAAAAGATCTGATGAAGCTGAAATTTCTTTACCAAGATCCTCTTCTCTTGATGTGCGGAGTCCTTTGAACCCTACTGTTTTGTCCACAGTGACACTTCAGAAGTCAAAGAGCACCAGTGCTGGAAGCGGCTATATGTTGGCCCCTCTGAAGGTTGGGGAAGTCCAGATTTTGTCATCCAAGGCCTCAGATACTAGGGAGTTTGCTGATGTTATGAAACATTCTGCTCTAGGTGCAAAATCTGGAAGAGTTGTTGACCATCAGAAACAGGATGGTGTTGACGTTCACCGTATAAATTCTCTAAATGGAAGAAGTGGCATGAAGGCGTCAGTCCTGAAAGTTGTAGACCAGTGGACTAGACCGAAGTCCGTAGCTGAGAATGAGATAGTAGGAAGACATGGTCACAAG GGGCTCTTTTCATATGAATTATTTTCTAAGCTGTATACAAGTAAAACTGAGTTCCAGCCTTGTGGCCTCGTCAATTGTGGCAATAG CTGCTTTGCAAATGTTGTCTTCCAATGCCTAATGTTCACTGCTCCTCTGACCACATACTTCCTCCAACAACTCCATTCTAGAACAT GTCCAAACAAAGAACAGTGCTTTACCTGTGGGTTTGAGAAGCTGGTCTTAAAGGCAAGAGAAGAGACGTCTCCATTGTCCCCTAATGGGTTGCTATCACATCTTCAGAATATTGGAATCCGTCTTGGGAATGGCAAGCAAGAAGATGCACATGAATTCCTTAG GTTTGTTGTCGACACAATGCAGTCTGTGTGCATTAAGGCATCTGAATACGATATGCCAAAGACTAAGAAATTAGAAGATACAACTCTAATTGGTTTGACATTCGGTGGATACCTCCGATCAAAG ATTAAATGCATGAAATGTCAAGAAAAATCTGAGCGGCGTGAGAAAATGATGGATCTAACGGTTGAGATTGATGGGGATATTAGCACCTTGGAGGATGCTTTGCGTCGATTTACAAGGACTGAAATATTGGATGGAGAAAACAAATACCAATGTGGCAG GTGTAAGTCATATGAGAGAGccaaaaagaaactgaaaatcACAGAGCCTCCGAATGTCCTTACTATTGCACTAAAACGATTCCAG TCAGGGAAATTCGGGAAGCTGAATAAGTTGATCAGGTTTCCAGAAAACCTAGATTTGACTCCATATGTCAGCGGTGGAAGTGAAAAACCACATGACTATAAACTCTATGGAGTCATCGTTCACTTGGATACAATGAATGCATCATTTTCTGGTCACTACGTGTGTTATGTTAGAAACAGTCAAAACAAGTGGTACAAGGCTGATGATAGTACG GTAGTAACTTCTGATGTTGAAAGGGTATTGACAAAGGGAGCGTATATGTTGTTCTACGCAAG GTGCACTCCAGTGCCACCAAGATTGGTAGTATGTAATAAATCTGAAGCATCCAATAAAAAAAGCTCTGTGCCGGTGGCACCTAAGACTACTGTATCTCGGTCTGTGTCTACCGCAAGTCCTGCTCTTGACCGACCTGCCAATATACAGTCGTTTTACACCAGCTTCCAGAGGCTGCAGAGAATTTTGGAAGAGGACTCGTCGAGTGACAGTTCTTCTCTCTTTGACAGCACCTCAGATGAGTGCTCTTGTAGCACAGACAGTACCAAAAACATGGACGACTTTGCTGATTTCATTTTTGGAGACCATCAAGGACGGGCTCATGGACAGTCCGAGGCTCCCTCtccaacatcatcttcttcctcatcttctcctccTCCCTTCACAAGGCATTCGCGGTTAGGGGACTCGAGTCGTTCTTCTCAAGAAACTTGCAGAAGCTCGAGACATCACGTGCCCTTGGGAAGAGAAAggtaa